A genomic window from Silene latifolia isolate original U9 population chromosome Y, ASM4854445v1, whole genome shotgun sequence includes:
- the LOC141626634 gene encoding uncharacterized protein LOC141626634, which produces MDDMLVQVMSNGVFKSAVHLVITNSEKERTSVVAFCHPEKLEKLDLIVEDEEIIKTAQMRNATEFRFGYKIVVDPTYRQSLESFNGTPNEALTGSDLVLTTPQWSNVLVHIGSFINLKTIAFFSFEPVPR; this is translated from the exons ATGGATGACATGCTTGTTCAGGTAATGTCTAATGGCGTGTTCAAGAGTGCAGTGCATCTGGTAATCACAAATTCGGAAAAGGAGAGGACATCAGTGGTGGCGTTCTGCCATCCGGAAAAGCTTGAGAAATTGGACCT TATTGTAGAGGATGAGGAGATTATTAAAACAGCACAGATGCGGAATGCAACGGAGTTCAGATTCGGCTACAAGATTGTT GTTGATCCTACATACAGGCAAAGCCTAGAAAGTTTCAATGGTACTCCAAATGAGGCACTTACTGGATCAGACTTGGTATTGACTACTCCTCAGTGGAGTAATGTGCTTG TACACATAGGGAGTTTTATCAACCTCAAAACAATTGCTTTCTTTTCCTTTGAGCCAGTTCCTCGATAA